A region of Fibrobacter sp. UWP2 DNA encodes the following proteins:
- a CDS encoding 2-oxoacid:acceptor oxidoreductase family protein, with protein MSVVNVKFAGLGGTGVIKASDVMAELVFEQGYDVKKAEVHGMSQRGGSIASDVRFAKDEEVQSPMIPTGEADYLVVFDETQVVVNEAFLKQGGVLLTPADIDVSKLENVKALNVAMLGKLSKHFDFTVEQWEVALNKLFAEKFHEGNKKAFMLGREG; from the coding sequence ATGAGCGTAGTTAACGTGAAATTTGCCGGCCTCGGTGGCACAGGCGTTATCAAGGCGAGCGACGTGATGGCGGAACTCGTGTTCGAACAGGGTTACGATGTGAAGAAGGCCGAAGTGCACGGCATGAGCCAGCGCGGCGGTTCTATTGCTTCCGATGTCCGCTTCGCGAAGGACGAAGAGGTGCAGTCTCCGATGATCCCGACGGGCGAAGCCGACTACCTGGTGGTATTCGACGAGACGCAGGTCGTGGTGAACGAGGCCTTCCTCAAGCAGGGCGGCGTGCTCCTGACTCCGGCTGACATCGATGTCTCCAAGCTCGAGAACGTGAAGGCCCTGAACGTCGCGATGCTCGGCAAGCTTTCCAAGCACTTCGACTTCACCGTCGAACAGTGGGAAGTTGCCCTGAACAAGCTCTTCGCCGAAAAGTTCCACGAAGGGAACAAGAAGGCGTTCATGCTTGGCCGCGAAGGGTAA
- a CDS encoding thiamine pyrophosphate-dependent enzyme — translation MPAFDPNAKKMLISGNEAISLSMRHCNVQLAVGYPGTPSTEILEDYSELGGYAQWAPNEKVAAEVALGAAFGHARSVVTMKMVGLNVASDTLYTATYTGVDGGMVWIVADDPGQGSSQNEQDTRNHAKASVCPMFEPSNSQEAYDFFRIAMQTSEKFKIPVILRMTTRVDHSKSIVVPKEELPAMVPNFERNIAQHVMVPGFSKPAGRKLRAKMDEMEAWNVAEGPNKVEMRSADMGIITSGISYHHVREAAPEASILKLGMTYPLPMQLIKDFAKKFEGKRLLVIEENDPWLAENIRAAGIQVESKFDPIFRFGELDVNRVRRIIAGDRNPDPVPVKGKPPMLCPGCPHRSSFAVLKELDCIVSGDIGCYTLAALPPISAMDYMIDMGAAIGMGVGLRNVLPREQAKKVVSVIGDSTFVHSGITGLVEAGYNRPDTGHVVIILDNSITAMTGQQEHPGTGRHLDHSPAYKLDYGAIAKTAGFDNVYEVNQVKEPEEFKRLVKEALEKDELTLIVAKSPCILALKSILAWDKANKEKAEKALAESEAAAKKNGNF, via the coding sequence ATGCCAGCTTTTGATCCGAATGCGAAAAAGATGCTGATTTCGGGAAACGAGGCCATCTCGCTTTCCATGCGCCACTGCAACGTGCAGCTGGCCGTCGGTTACCCGGGAACCCCCTCTACCGAAATCCTCGAGGACTATTCTGAACTCGGCGGGTACGCCCAGTGGGCACCGAACGAGAAGGTCGCCGCCGAAGTGGCCCTGGGTGCAGCCTTTGGCCATGCCCGCAGCGTGGTCACCATGAAGATGGTGGGCCTCAACGTGGCAAGCGATACGCTCTACACCGCGACCTACACCGGCGTGGACGGCGGCATGGTTTGGATTGTCGCCGACGACCCGGGCCAGGGCAGTTCCCAGAACGAACAGGACACCCGCAACCACGCGAAGGCTTCTGTTTGCCCGATGTTTGAACCGTCCAACTCGCAGGAAGCCTACGACTTCTTCCGCATCGCCATGCAGACCAGCGAAAAGTTCAAGATTCCGGTCATTCTCCGCATGACGACCCGCGTGGACCATTCCAAGTCCATCGTGGTGCCGAAGGAAGAACTCCCGGCCATGGTGCCGAACTTCGAGCGCAATATCGCCCAGCACGTGATGGTGCCTGGCTTCTCCAAGCCTGCGGGCCGCAAGCTCCGCGCCAAGATGGACGAGATGGAAGCTTGGAACGTGGCCGAAGGCCCGAACAAGGTGGAAATGCGCAGCGCCGACATGGGTATCATCACGAGCGGCATCAGCTACCACCACGTGCGTGAAGCCGCCCCGGAAGCAAGCATCCTCAAGCTCGGCATGACGTACCCGCTGCCGATGCAGCTCATCAAGGATTTCGCGAAGAAGTTCGAAGGCAAGCGCCTGCTCGTTATTGAAGAAAACGACCCGTGGCTCGCCGAGAACATCCGTGCGGCAGGCATCCAGGTCGAAAGCAAGTTCGACCCGATTTTCCGTTTCGGCGAACTCGACGTGAACCGCGTGCGCCGCATTATCGCTGGCGACAGGAATCCGGACCCGGTTCCGGTCAAGGGCAAGCCGCCTATGCTCTGCCCGGGCTGCCCGCACCGCAGCTCTTTCGCAGTTCTCAAGGAACTCGACTGCATCGTTTCTGGCGACATCGGCTGCTACACGCTCGCCGCTCTCCCGCCGATTTCCGCGATGGACTACATGATTGATATGGGCGCCGCCATTGGCATGGGCGTCGGGCTCCGCAATGTGCTTCCGCGTGAACAGGCTAAGAAGGTCGTCTCCGTGATTGGCGACTCCACCTTCGTGCACAGCGGCATTACGGGCCTCGTGGAAGCGGGCTACAACCGCCCCGACACCGGCCACGTGGTTATCATTCTCGACAACAGCATCACCGCCATGACGGGCCAGCAGGAACACCCGGGTACGGGCCGCCATCTGGACCACAGCCCGGCCTACAAGCTGGACTACGGCGCCATCGCTAAGACCGCCGGTTTCGACAACGTCTACGAAGTGAACCAGGTCAAGGAACCCGAGGAATTCAAGCGCCTCGTCAAAGAAGCGCTCGAGAAGGACGAGCTCACGCTCATCGTGGCGAAGAGCCCCTGCATCCTCGCTCTCAAGAGCATCCTCGCCTGGGACAAGGCCAACAAGGAAAAGGCGGAAAAGGCTCTCGCCGAGTCCGAAGCCGCTGCTAAAAAGAACGGCAATTTTTAA
- a CDS encoding GIY-YIG nuclease family protein, with product MPHFVYMLRCKGGRIYTGYAVDVEARFEHHKSGKGAKFTKAFPPECILRKFELPSYEQALRLEARIKKLAREQKELLAGGDDAIAAELLAGLNETLEEKSARERKEKRARKQSGQ from the coding sequence ATGCCCCATTTCGTTTACATGCTCCGCTGCAAGGGCGGGCGAATCTATACCGGTTACGCCGTAGACGTGGAGGCGCGTTTCGAACATCATAAAAGCGGCAAGGGTGCGAAGTTCACGAAGGCTTTCCCGCCGGAGTGCATTTTGCGCAAGTTCGAGTTGCCCTCGTACGAGCAGGCGCTAAGGCTCGAGGCGCGTATCAAGAAACTTGCCCGCGAGCAGAAGGAGCTGCTTGCCGGCGGTGACGATGCGATTGCGGCAGAACTGCTTGCGGGGTTGAACGAGACGCTCGAGGAAAAGTCCGCGCGGGAACGGAAAGAAAAACGCGCTAGGAAACAATCAGGTCAATAA
- a CDS encoding transglycosylase domain-containing protein produces the protein MRLLKKLFKMCAAVLLVALICCIPVYIIVFKVLPDKDPDNQFNRDTILQALSGETRVYFNDSTELLGAFFDANHRIYVPYGDIPINIVNALIAAEDAGYWQHNGFSFHGFFRAMASNLKSGSMRQGGSTLTQQTVKNIFGREERSIKEKGKELLNALRMERHFSKEDILEFYLNQFHVSGSGKGVAIAAQYFFNKDLKDLTLAECAFIAGSVKGPSNYDPFIQRTVERREKAIARGAERLKYVLGRMVEEGYIEQKDMDKALEKPLAFNHGNFRFTMSTILERIEEKLDSDFFHDLFEKEGIEDWRKAQLTIISTLDAKSQDAAKRALQTNISNLQMQLGGFVLPKAEFANRAQSARKGDYLYGAVDSVFFDDTGKLKSLKLSFGQLKGIVTEKAVKEFGKQVGGDVNKILAAQLKPGAILLVSIIDENQIDGYAPCKIETEPVLQGALFAIKNGKVVATQGGFHNTGFDRSFKALRQLGSSWKPLLYALALQYHWNYMDELENEYNVFQYVNQFYFPRPDHKNKGDVVSIAWAATRSENISSIWLLEHLHDKLSESEFEEVAAQNGMARGADEEGKAYFERLRDKFGLIMKDEIKREIEFTRARDALAEKYRNEGKMGQARAMQALRYGTFTDVGVKQAKRDATLIKYLNHNYKNYSEKLRAREAQELDPDVAAMLPPLDAVELFPGFSMADMKRLSIMIEPVDPESDYLDAAHLRYWPDFRRALAMADYARFANEIGIHQKLQKVFSMPLGVNDITLAEISTAYQTILTGKVFKCLDGDWTEPCFISSIRNRDGRTIFKNEMESKTVLDDTVTTQMGAMLRSVFTNGTARSQVATLSVSSPDNSSKLRYPALGKTGTTNDYRNVAFMGALPTYVEEKNGVALDTVVAIGSYVGFDDNKPLKSGRTRIAGASGGLPQWAAFAKEEIAILGLPQKIDFLDISMIASGEVPLVLSNERGELIVDPMTGAAVAGGRPEDGRPLPWLDVPGYTPPQVQEKAAESVAEIGILTSMPMPASGAETPGAPTEGMAGPDAANATEASNAAPTAPASAENAMPAASAPAQAAPVQAAPAAMPKEDDWDLPEGLDGNSFVPIEAE, from the coding sequence ATGAGACTTTTGAAAAAACTCTTCAAAATGTGCGCAGCGGTTTTGCTAGTCGCGCTTATCTGTTGCATCCCAGTCTATATCATTGTATTCAAGGTCCTTCCCGACAAAGATCCCGACAACCAGTTCAACCGCGACACCATTTTGCAAGCACTGAGCGGCGAGACTCGCGTCTATTTTAACGACAGCACCGAACTTTTGGGCGCCTTCTTTGACGCCAACCACCGCATTTACGTTCCCTACGGCGACATCCCCATCAACATCGTGAACGCCCTGATCGCCGCCGAGGACGCCGGCTACTGGCAGCACAACGGGTTCAGCTTCCACGGTTTTTTCCGCGCCATGGCCTCGAACCTCAAGAGCGGCAGCATGCGCCAGGGCGGTTCGACCCTCACGCAGCAAACCGTCAAGAACATTTTTGGCCGCGAAGAGCGAAGCATCAAGGAGAAGGGCAAGGAACTCTTGAATGCATTGCGCATGGAGCGCCATTTTTCCAAAGAAGACATCCTGGAGTTCTACCTGAACCAGTTCCACGTCTCGGGTTCGGGCAAGGGCGTTGCCATTGCCGCGCAGTACTTCTTTAACAAAGACCTCAAGGACTTGACGCTCGCCGAGTGCGCCTTCATTGCAGGCTCGGTCAAGGGGCCCTCGAACTACGACCCGTTTATCCAGCGTACCGTGGAACGCCGCGAAAAAGCTATTGCCCGCGGCGCCGAGCGCCTCAAGTACGTGCTCGGCCGCATGGTCGAGGAGGGTTATATAGAGCAAAAGGACATGGACAAGGCGCTCGAAAAACCACTCGCCTTCAACCACGGCAACTTCCGCTTCACCATGAGCACCATCCTCGAGCGCATCGAAGAAAAGCTCGACAGCGACTTTTTCCACGACCTTTTTGAAAAGGAGGGAATCGAGGACTGGCGCAAGGCGCAGCTGACCATCATCTCGACGCTCGACGCCAAGAGCCAGGACGCCGCCAAGCGCGCCCTGCAAACAAACATCAGCAACCTGCAAATGCAGCTGGGCGGCTTTGTGCTCCCCAAGGCAGAATTCGCGAACCGCGCCCAGAGTGCCCGCAAAGGCGACTACCTGTACGGCGCCGTCGACAGCGTGTTTTTTGACGACACGGGCAAACTCAAGTCCCTCAAGCTGAGCTTTGGCCAGCTCAAGGGCATTGTGACCGAGAAAGCCGTGAAGGAATTCGGCAAGCAGGTGGGTGGCGACGTGAACAAAATATTGGCGGCGCAGCTCAAGCCCGGCGCCATCCTTTTGGTGAGCATCATTGACGAGAACCAGATTGACGGTTACGCCCCGTGCAAAATCGAAACGGAACCCGTTTTGCAGGGCGCACTTTTTGCCATCAAAAACGGCAAGGTCGTCGCGACGCAGGGCGGATTCCACAACACCGGATTCGACCGCAGCTTCAAAGCGCTCCGCCAGCTGGGCTCCAGTTGGAAGCCGCTGCTCTACGCACTCGCCCTGCAGTACCACTGGAACTACATGGACGAACTCGAGAACGAGTACAACGTGTTCCAGTATGTGAACCAGTTCTACTTCCCGCGCCCCGACCACAAGAACAAGGGAGACGTGGTGAGCATCGCTTGGGCGGCCACGCGCTCCGAGAACATTTCGAGCATCTGGCTCTTGGAACACCTGCACGACAAGCTGAGCGAAAGCGAGTTCGAGGAAGTCGCCGCCCAAAACGGCATGGCCCGCGGTGCCGACGAAGAGGGCAAGGCCTACTTTGAACGCCTGCGCGACAAGTTCGGCCTCATCATGAAGGATGAAATCAAACGCGAAATCGAGTTCACCCGTGCACGCGACGCCCTCGCCGAGAAATACAGGAACGAGGGCAAAATGGGACAGGCTCGCGCCATGCAAGCGCTCCGTTACGGAACGTTCACCGACGTGGGCGTAAAGCAGGCAAAGAGGGATGCGACACTCATCAAGTACCTGAACCACAACTACAAGAACTATTCCGAAAAACTCCGCGCCCGTGAAGCCCAGGAGCTGGATCCCGACGTGGCTGCAATGCTCCCGCCGCTCGACGCCGTGGAACTCTTCCCCGGCTTCAGCATGGCCGACATGAAGCGCCTGAGCATCATGATCGAGCCCGTGGACCCCGAGAGCGATTACTTGGACGCAGCCCACCTCCGCTATTGGCCCGATTTCCGCAGGGCGCTCGCCATGGCCGACTACGCCCGCTTTGCAAACGAAATCGGCATCCACCAAAAACTGCAGAAGGTGTTCAGCATGCCGCTCGGCGTGAACGACATTACGCTCGCCGAAATCAGCACCGCCTACCAGACCATCCTCACCGGCAAGGTGTTCAAGTGCCTCGACGGCGATTGGACCGAACCCTGCTTTATAAGCTCCATTAGGAACCGCGACGGCCGCACCATCTTCAAAAACGAGATGGAGAGCAAGACCGTACTCGACGACACCGTCACCACGCAGATGGGAGCGATGCTCCGCTCGGTGTTCACAAACGGCACGGCGCGTAGCCAGGTGGCGACGCTCTCGGTGAGCAGCCCCGACAACTCCAGCAAGCTGCGCTACCCCGCCCTCGGCAAAACGGGTACGACAAACGACTACAGGAACGTGGCCTTCATGGGCGCACTCCCGACATACGTCGAAGAGAAAAACGGCGTCGCGCTCGACACGGTCGTCGCCATTGGCAGCTACGTGGGCTTTGACGACAACAAACCGCTCAAGTCCGGACGCACGCGCATTGCAGGTGCAAGCGGTGGCCTGCCGCAGTGGGCCGCCTTCGCCAAGGAGGAAATCGCGATTCTCGGGCTTCCCCAAAAAATCGACTTCCTCGACATCTCGATGATTGCAAGCGGCGAGGTGCCACTGGTGCTCTCGAACGAACGCGGCGAACTGATTGTGGACCCCATGACCGGTGCCGCCGTGGCCGGCGGAAGACCCGAAGACGGACGCCCGCTCCCATGGCTAGACGTGCCGGGCTACACTCCGCCGCAAGTGCAGGAGAAGGCCGCCGAGAGCGTCGCCGAAATAGGCATCTTGACCAGCATGCCCATGCCCGCCTCCGGCGCCGAAACCCCGGGCGCCCCGACCGAGGGAATGGCCGGACCCGATGCCGCCAATGCAACAGAGGCCTCCAATGCCGCGCCTACCGCACCCGCCAGTGCCGAGAACGCCATGCCCGCCGCAAGCGCCCCTGCCCAAGCAGCCCCCGTGCAAGCCGCCCCAGCAGCCATGCCCAAGGAAGACGACTGGGATTTGCCCGAAGGCCTGGACGGCAATTCCTTTGTGCCTATAGAGGCAGAATAG
- a CDS encoding sulfite exporter TauE/SafE family protein has protein sequence MDAVLNSDWWQYAQYPAFFLLGAVVSLINSIAGGGSTLSLPIMIFLGMPATVANGTNRIGLIIGNCSSAYNLMKHGYLNKKIFLQLLIPTIVGTAIGICFLVRIGDRAFQAILAVVICLVVVMSNLRKDILGKPPATPPEKLTWKGAVGFALISIYGCIVQVGVGFVQIFGLTRYTGLDPIRVNALKNALTNVFLIVSTTALGIAGKIDWPIAIVMAVGAWFGGYCGSFLQRKKGNKFIQHFISVCSIVMAVYLIIDLIVS, from the coding sequence ATGGACGCGGTTCTCAATTCAGACTGGTGGCAATACGCCCAGTACCCGGCTTTCTTTTTGCTGGGTGCAGTCGTAAGCCTCATCAACAGCATCGCGGGTGGCGGTTCCACGCTGAGCCTCCCCATCATGATTTTCCTCGGGATGCCCGCGACCGTCGCGAACGGCACCAACCGAATCGGGCTCATCATTGGGAACTGCAGCAGCGCCTACAACCTGATGAAGCACGGCTACCTCAACAAGAAGATTTTTTTGCAGTTGCTTATCCCGACCATCGTCGGTACCGCCATCGGCATCTGTTTTTTGGTACGCATCGGCGACCGCGCCTTCCAGGCGATACTCGCGGTCGTCATCTGCCTTGTGGTGGTGATGAGCAACCTGCGCAAGGATATCCTCGGCAAGCCGCCTGCAACCCCGCCCGAAAAACTCACGTGGAAAGGCGCCGTCGGGTTCGCATTGATTTCTATATACGGTTGCATCGTGCAGGTGGGCGTGGGTTTCGTGCAGATTTTCGGGCTCACGCGCTACACCGGGCTTGACCCCATCCGCGTGAACGCACTCAAGAACGCGCTCACCAACGTGTTCCTCATCGTGAGCACCACCGCGCTCGGCATCGCAGGCAAGATCGACTGGCCCATCGCCATCGTGATGGCCGTGGGTGCATGGTTCGGCGGTTACTGCGGGAGCTTTTTACAGCGAAAGAAAGGCAACAAGTTCATACAGCACTTCATCAGCGTGTGCAGCATTGTGATGGCCGTGTACCTGATTATTGACCTGATTGTTTCCTAG
- the nhaA gene encoding Na+/H+ antiporter NhaA — protein MSIRVTSSDKIEEMFPDTPVRKIITPVERLMKVETTGGIVLIIMTLAALLWANLSPSTYEHFWHLPFSLTIGSWIGHGNLHWFINDALMTVFFFNIGLEVKGEMTYGELHDPKAASLPIIAAAGGMLFPALIYLALCPHGADSAAHGWGIPTATDIAFVVGCMAILGKRVPHALRVMILTLAIADDIGAILVIAIGYPSGDGINFVALGTAFALLALINVLFRIGVRNLLLHGVIGVAIWAFFVKSGVHPTIAGVLLGLSVPAKAVVSQGKLAKFANGVGNVLSGETTVSGEEKYRVFSLLKRGARESLSLQERLYKPLVPWVNFAIMPLFALSNAGVEIKLNGLELPVMSAVALALVFGKPIGIFLFSLLSVKVGIAKMPSYSWKVLWGGGMLAGIGFTMALFVAGLAFDVGARQDSAKLGILLGSFTAAILGTIYMKIVSKPEK, from the coding sequence ATGTCGATACGAGTGACCAGCAGCGATAAAATCGAAGAAATGTTCCCGGACACCCCGGTGCGTAAAATCATAACCCCTGTCGAACGTTTGATGAAGGTGGAGACCACCGGAGGCATTGTCCTTATCATCATGACGCTCGCGGCGCTTTTGTGGGCAAACCTCTCCCCGTCCACCTACGAGCATTTTTGGCATTTGCCGTTCTCGCTCACCATTGGCAGCTGGATTGGCCATGGCAACTTGCACTGGTTTATTAACGACGCGTTGATGACGGTTTTCTTTTTTAACATCGGCCTCGAAGTCAAGGGCGAGATGACCTACGGTGAGTTGCACGACCCCAAGGCGGCGAGCCTCCCCATTATTGCGGCTGCCGGCGGTATGCTGTTCCCGGCTTTGATTTATTTGGCGCTTTGTCCGCATGGCGCGGACAGTGCCGCCCACGGTTGGGGGATACCTACGGCGACGGATATCGCGTTTGTGGTAGGCTGCATGGCTATCCTCGGCAAGCGGGTGCCGCATGCGCTCCGCGTGATGATTTTGACTTTGGCCATTGCCGACGACATTGGTGCGATTCTCGTAATCGCGATTGGATACCCGAGCGGTGACGGCATCAACTTTGTGGCGCTCGGCACGGCGTTCGCGCTGCTTGCCCTTATCAACGTGCTGTTCCGCATTGGGGTTCGTAACCTGCTGTTGCACGGCGTTATTGGCGTCGCCATTTGGGCGTTCTTTGTCAAGAGCGGCGTGCATCCGACCATCGCAGGTGTGCTCCTTGGGCTCTCGGTTCCCGCCAAGGCGGTCGTTTCGCAGGGCAAGCTCGCCAAGTTCGCGAACGGCGTGGGCAACGTGCTCTCGGGCGAGACCACGGTTTCGGGTGAAGAAAAGTATCGCGTGTTCAGCCTGCTCAAACGTGGCGCCCGCGAAAGCCTCTCGTTGCAAGAACGCCTGTACAAGCCTTTGGTCCCGTGGGTCAACTTTGCCATCATGCCCTTGTTTGCGCTTAGTAACGCGGGCGTCGAGATTAAGCTTAACGGCCTCGAACTCCCTGTGATGAGTGCAGTCGCCCTGGCTCTGGTCTTTGGAAAGCCCATCGGCATTTTCCTCTTCAGTTTGCTTTCTGTGAAGGTTGGCATAGCCAAGATGCCGAGCTACAGCTGGAAGGTGCTGTGGGGCGGTGGCATGCTCGCAGGTATCGGATTCACCATGGCGCTCTTTGTGGCAGGGCTCGCCTTTGATGTGGGCGCTCGTCAGGATTCCGCAAAGCTCGGCATTTTGCTCGGGAGCTTTACCGCGGCCATCCTTGGTACGATTTACATGAAGATCGTATCGAAACCGGAGAAGTGA
- a CDS encoding GGDEF domain-containing protein, with product MFDMNSDFLLVASLLVTLVLCIKMLRTSKGNAVSQRTAIISMLSADYDLVCYINAKKNKVYFNIMSEAIAEIENDIDKSLPSNKRFDVLLRNLIHPDDFPQFIRDVNREKVTEALTTKPSYTIHARVQLHKEPQIYAIKFVKDSHKSCGFVVGFRNIDDEMRKDEENRRLRKDLRATELLANKDALTGVNNTTAFNAKVKDLDVRREAGQRMDFAFVECDVNNLKTTNDTQGHEAGNELIKKCCMVFCELFKHSPVYRVGGDEFVILLQNHDFDNREILMRQLMEAGAKEDFAAGIAVFDAEVDPNALSVLKRADASMYQNKKKMKS from the coding sequence ATGTTCGATATGAACAGTGATTTTTTGCTGGTTGCTAGTCTTTTGGTCACGCTCGTGCTCTGCATAAAAATGCTGCGCACAAGCAAGGGGAACGCCGTATCCCAACGCACGGCCATCATCTCTATGCTCTCCGCTGACTACGACCTGGTCTGCTACATAAATGCCAAAAAGAACAAGGTCTACTTCAACATCATGAGCGAGGCCATCGCCGAAATCGAGAACGATATCGACAAGTCGCTCCCCAGCAACAAGCGTTTTGACGTGCTGCTCAGGAACTTGATCCATCCTGACGACTTTCCTCAATTTATAAGGGACGTGAACCGTGAGAAAGTGACTGAGGCTCTGACCACAAAACCGAGCTACACCATACACGCCCGCGTGCAATTGCACAAGGAACCGCAGATTTACGCCATTAAGTTCGTCAAGGACTCGCACAAAAGCTGTGGTTTTGTGGTGGGGTTCCGCAACATCGACGACGAAATGCGCAAAGACGAGGAGAACCGCAGGCTTCGCAAAGATTTGAGGGCGACGGAACTCCTTGCCAACAAAGACGCCCTCACCGGCGTGAACAACACGACCGCCTTCAACGCAAAGGTCAAAGACCTGGACGTGCGGCGCGAGGCGGGCCAGCGCATGGATTTCGCCTTTGTCGAATGCGACGTGAACAACCTCAAGACGACCAACGACACGCAGGGTCACGAAGCCGGCAACGAACTCATCAAAAAATGCTGCATGGTGTTCTGCGAACTCTTCAAGCACAGCCCCGTGTACCGCGTGGGTGGCGACGAGTTCGTGATCCTTTTGCAGAACCACGACTTTGACAACCGCGAAATTTTGATGAGGCAGCTGATGGAGGCGGGCGCCAAGGAGGACTTTGCCGCGGGCATCGCCGTGTTCGACGCCGAGGTAGACCCAAACGCCCTCTCGGTACTCAAGAGGGCAGACGCCTCCATGTACCAGAACAAGAAAAAGATGAAAAGCTAA